CCGGGCAGCCTACAGACAGCAGGCAGAACCTGCGGATGAAGTTCCAGGGTGCTTTCAAGAAGGGTATTTCCAACCCCATGGACTTATTAGAATCTACCATAAGCGAATCAAATGTAGTTCCAGGCCCCAAGAAAGCTCCCATGGACTCACTGTTTGACTATGGTACCTACAGTGATGAGAGCAACCAAaagagacgcagaaagaagcTTCCAAGAGGGTGAGGAGACTCACTGTGTTTCCAGgatgtttgttcttttaaatgtcTCAGCTTATGCTCTAGTGGACATAGactagtgattttttttccagggaTGGAAGGGCTGGTTTGGAAAAAGGttctcataaaaacaaaaatgttctaCAACTGCTGCTCTGTAGACAGAGGTGTGCCACATAATGAagtatttacacatacacagagcgAGCAAAGGAGTCCATCATTCAGCCCATTCACTGATCTAACAGAGAGCATGTTGTTGGTTCTCTTGCAGCGGTTGAGGTAATATTTAGGCTGCTGCCTGTGCCTGGCTGCTGTAACTGTCCCAGTTACATAGAGTGCATTTGTTGAACTCGAGTGAGTGCATAAAAGATTGTTAGTTGGAATATGTGAATTGAAAGGGAACTTCAGATTCCGTTGCAAACTCTTTTGCATCTCACAGTGACAAAGCATCATGTTatccttttctgtctttctagGAAAACTGAGACATCCTGTGCTGATGGCTCAGATTCACCAAGCTTAAACACTCTAAAGGTAATGAAAACATTCAATCGCAGTCTCCTCTTTGATTGTGTGTCACGTGGAGATCCCGGGGCCCTCGAGGGTCTGTTGGAGTACCTGCAAAGTAATGGGAAGAAGTTAACTGATGAGGAATTTAGAGGTAAGGCTTACATGTTTAGGTTGTCACTCGCATCAGATACGTGTGTACTGCTGTTCTTCTGTTTAAACCAGTCACTCAGATTATAAGGAGCCTGACTGGAGCCTACACTCTTccataagtgggtcaaaaagGAACCGCGTTagaatcaatgtgtttttatgacactttttttaattttggttgaatataattatttttatgatatttttgtccacacaaaaaagatttcatgtttgaaacattttgaatttttttaaataaaattacatgacACCAATAGAACAATGTCAACATCCATTTCTGGtgcatgtaaatggtaaatggccacttatataatcttttttatccaaagtgctttacaatgttgcttctcattcacccattcacacatctATGGTGGTAACTCTTTTCTTGCCTCACTGCAGTTGTGACAAACTACGTGTTCCTGACTGTTATCAttgcacacatatacattgCATCTCCCACACCGACTGTTGACTTTACGATCTTTGTTACTTGAATGTTTATGAATGACAAGCAACCCATTGATCAATATGTAGCTGGATAAATAAATGCACGCatgcatgttcacacacacatacacacacccaatACTAGCTAGCTAGTTTCACAAACTATATAATAGGCAAATTTgatgataataaaatatataaaataagattcttaatatatataataagaaACACCTAGATatgaatgacacacacacacacacacacacggagtaCATACACTATGTTAGCTTAATTTTTTCACCttagaaatgtgtgtgcgcttgtcCTTCATGATTACTGTGTAAATGAATATGTGTTATAGTCTGTGTTCTCcacagaatatacagtatattcctTGGAGTCAAAAATTCATGAAATTCCATATGAAATGAATGCGGGTCATTTTTGATCCACCTACAGAAGCTTGGGGTAGTAATACATAAACCacattttcctaaaatgtataaatgtttcGTAAAAGATTAATTGGCATGATATCAATAACATGATTATTGAGAAATAGCTACACTATGAATTAATAACTTTTCATTATGAAGATATTGAAAGAAAACAACCTCACTGTGTAATTTTTGACCCACATATGCATCTAAGGCTTAAGAGAAAGATGATACAGATTTGTTCCTCAATCTCTTACAGTTTTTGCTAAGAACATAAAACTCCCAATGGAGTAAAGCAAAATCAAATCTTCTAGCTGCTTTACATTTGACCTTTAGTATtgcctctctctcactttctgctGTTTGTGGCTCAGAGGACATTAGAGGGAAAAGGCAGAGGGGTGTCGGAGAGTTTTGgtcctgttttgtctttgtctcactaCAGGCAcacccaagaaaaaaaatctctgtgaGTTTTTCAGGCTTATAacaaggaagagagaaaagtcaCAGCAAGCTGTCATCTCTCTGACACCTACAGTAAACAAGACTTTACATTCTTTATAAATGGACCAAAAATAGTAAACGGCTTGTATGATccccttttgttctttttatgtaCAATGTATGCACTCCACTCTCAGTTCTTTTTTAAGGATTTAACAATAAACAACCCCAATACGTTTACAGTTGTAGAACAAGAATTAACATGACAGTAGATTTGCAACTGGGGAATTAATTTAAAGATGCCATAAtgtcagtttaaaaataatttaagcaaacacattttgaacCTGAAGGGTAGGTGAAAGCATACATCTTTTTCTACCATGTAGAAAAAAACATGGCAGGACCTACTATATGACATTTGAGTTAGGCTAAACAAAGAATCCTTAAGTATTACTAACtgtctaaattaaaaatggtcttttgttttttggctctACCAGAGCCATCCACAGGTAAGACATGTCTGCCCAAAGCTCTGCTGAACCTATACGGTGGTCTGAATGGCACCATCCCTCTCTTGGTGGACGTTGCAGAGCAAACCGGGAACCTCAGAGAGTTCATAAATACACCCTTCAGGGATGTCTACTATAGAGGTATGGGAATAATGTGACAACATGCAGTTacataaaactaattttaaacaaattagaaTCTAATGTAAGATATACAGTCCTATAGTAAACTACAATCCAGTCATCTTCCAATGAGATAAGGCTGAGACAGTGAGAAATACCTCATACAAAATGTgaagtttgtatttatttttaatttgtttttaactatttGCTTATATTTAactaatctttgttttttttttcttgtgcagGAATTTATCTGTTAAACTGTTTAAGGATTCAGATTGTGTTTTGACATTATAGATACAACCTGCACATAAATGCTGCCCCAACACTTTTTACAATCCTCACACTGATGCTCATAATTGGGAATCAGTTTCACACAAGATACCAATCTGtagacaaatgcagcaaataacATTGTTGTGCCTGCGCTTGTGAGCCTGCTCACAGAATGTTTGTCAACATAATTAAATCCATGCACATCAATTTTGTAATTACCTcttgaaaaatgtattcttttggATTATAATTTTCTCTTGCAACACAGCACACAAAGCAATGGAAGGAAATACAGCTTCTATATATTATCTTGTTTTGCTCTCAGGCCAAACTGCGCTCCACATTGCTATAGAGCGGCGCTGTAAACAATATGTGCAACTGCTGGTGGAGAAAGGAGCTGATGTTCATGCTCAAGCGAGGGGACGTTTCTTCCAGCCCAAAGATGAAGGGGGCTACTTCTACTTTGGTAATGACCTTTGTGAGCACatacatgttgtttttaaacagcagagttcattgtgtttctattttttttatattcagtaAACCAAATATAGTGacctgaggtaaaaaaaaaaaaagaaaaaacctaaaTCAAACATAAAGTTCTTTAAAGCTGTGCCATATACGGCCATAATGATGTGGTGCGTTTGAGGTTTCTATGACTCCACTGGCgactttttaaatttcctttacTTATAAGGAGCTATTCAGTCCTTTACCGGAATAATGATGTAAACTATAGCAGCTGCCAAGATAAAATAGTAAACCCATGGCAGATTTTCCTAGCAAACAAAACCTGTTGCCATGGAGAAATTAGGTGAGGCTTGATCCCATTCTTGCCTTttttaatgtgtctgtttttattggACTAATATATTCAGAATACTGCTGTGGTCGAGTGGTGAGAAATACCTTACAACCTGTATTTTTAAGTATagtattagaaaaaaatgtaataaaaagacAAGGATTGTGTCTTCTGTTCAAGAGATGCATCCAGTGAGAGGTGTCTATATGATCTGTcaagaaatgtaaacataaatggATGGTATGAAGGACTTCACTGATATCCAAGATAGggataaatacataaataaaagcctCTAAATTCAACTCAACACTGCCCTCTGCCGGCATACTCTGTTTGAGATAATTTTGCATCAATCACATTATGGTACTtagagaaaatatgtttttatttatataagtaCATCATTTTAACCTTGTGATGATAATTAtagttaaaattaattttataattcCTCTCTGATAATATTTAAAGAAAGGCAGGTATGGCtttttattgagttttttttttacccaatgcagttttttccttttgattatATTCAAGCACTATAGTCCTCACTCATCACAGAGGAGATGATTTCTATTTGCACTTAGCACGGTTGTCATTCCCAAATCCCAGCGTGTCCGGGCACAGTGTGAGTAATTTGCTGTGGAGCTTTGCACTGAGGTGAACAGGAACCTGGCAGGGCTGATGGCTAATGGGATTTAGACTCACGCTAACACTCTGCATGCACCCGTGCAAATCCATGAAGAGGAGCGTTTCTATGTGAGGTGACAAAGTAATCTGTCACCCATGGCAACGGCTCATTTTCAGCAGCTGCTTTTGGCACTCTGGCCCTATTCTGCCCCTCCCTGAAACAACTGCTAATTGTACTGTTTTCATAGCAGGGATTTAAGTCAAATCTTTGATCCATGTTTAGTACGCTTTGCAAAAAGATATACACGCCAGTTACAGCTCTTAATTAACCCTCCTGttgattttcttattttaaatgtgaaatgcaGGTCTCTTAATCTGAAGTGAATTTAGTATGAACTGagtgctctctgtctctcgctgTGTTTGCTCAGGTGAGCTGCCTCTCTCACTGGCTGCATGCACTAACCAACCTGACATAGTGCACTACCTGACTGAGAATCCACACAAGAAAGTCGACCTGCGGCGCCAGGATTCGCGTGGAAACACAGTGCTGCATGCCCTGGTGCACATCGCAGACAACACCAAGGACAACACACGTTTCCTCACAAAGATGTATGACCTGCTGCTAATCAAGTGTGCCAAGCTGTACCCTGACTGTAGCCTGGAGACAGTGCTCAACAATGACAGCATGTCACCTCTCATGATGGCCGCCAACCTGGGCAAGATAGGGGTATTAATAATGATACATTAGGTTGTCAAGTAGCAACAGTATACTAAAAGTTTTAGTCGTTATCTTACTACATGATGCAATATTGTGCCCAAGTGTCAGCTTGTCCATGTTCTCTAGATTTTTCAGCACATTATCCGACGAGAGATTAAAGATGAAGATGTTCGTCATCTATCCCGGAAGTTTAAAGACTGGGCTTATGGTCCAGTGTACTCCTCACTCTATGATCTGTCTTTATTGGACACATGTGGAGAGGAACCATCTGTACTGGAAATCCTTGTTTACAACAGCCGCAATGAGGTGAATTTATTTGTCATTCCAGCAGCTTTAAAAAATTTTGTTTCTCTTAAGATCAGGTTATTAGGAGCAAACCAAAAATACCAAGCGTAACATAACGACATCaaaatgaaagataaaaataaatgttgtatcCTCCTGTCAGAACCGTCATGAGATGCTGGCGGTGGAGCCCATCAATGAGCTGCTGAGGGACAAATGGCAGAagtttgctgctgcttctttttacaTCAGCGTGGTTTCCTACCTCATCACCATGATCATCTTCACCCTAGTGGCTTATTACCAGCCAACACTGGGAACGGTGGGTAtgaaattacagaaaatgttgATGTTTCACCGGAAATGAACGGATCAGTGAGTCATGATGTGAAATTGCTAAATACGCCTGTACAACACcacatttttaacacacaccacagcaggttaatttgttttatatatttattatgcATTATATGTTCTGGATTTTTTATGTAGTATTTTAGGGAGACTAATACTGCACATGAAATGTTAATGCATCATGTGTCAGAACTGCAAATTTTATTCTACATTTGAACCAATTTGTTCTAAGTGACAATTTACTGCACGTGTTAAAGATTTTTAGAAATATGCTTGTCTGGCCAAGAGACAGAACCTGAATACCACTATTATATCTGTACACTACATTTGAAGCGGCTCTAGCTCTATTCAAAATTCAGATTCTCCAGATCCACCTACAAACTAATGTAAATGATTTCTTAGTGACACAGTATTCAATCTGTGTGcaaacaaaatttgaaaaacaacattGTGATTTCGCACAGGGTTATGTGCTGATACTAAGCTCTCATAGCCTTTcttaactctcatagcctcgcTACCCCTGTCccgcagggttcagttcttggtcctcttcttttttccgtctatactacatccctgggttctataaTTCGCTCACATGGCCTTTcttatcactgctatgctgatgacacacagctcttcctggtTTTTCCACCGGATGACTCCACTCATCACAAatttttctgcctgtctctccaaCATGATGAGaaagagacatcttcagctcaacttCTTCAAGTCAGAAGTCCTTGttttcccagccagaccttcgacaaaacacaacatcagcatcaacactggatctgcagtgattgtccccactaagtcggacagaaatctgggggtcttTATCGACGACcaatctcctcagtctctagggcatgcagatttgccctctacaacatcagaaagatcagaccctccCTCACGGAATatgcaacccaactcattgtaatTACTGCAATGCCATGTTATTGGGGGTTACCAGGATGCACAATAAagcccttgcagatgatccaaaatcagccaaaaaggactggttctacactggcttcctgtagctgcccgcATAAGTTCAAAGCTGTCTCTCGCCTACAGAGTGATCAACTTAACAGCTCCTGCTTAACTCagctccctcattcaggtctacaatccctcccttCCACTGCGCTCTGCAAATGCAGTGTTTattggtcccagcaccacacaaaaGACGTCAAGTAAAActtttcagctcagtgatcccactaTGGTGGAACGAGCTTCCAAACTCTTTACTCTCTGCAAACTAAcacccaatattcaaaaaactgctgaaaacaaaactcttcaggACCTtactatgcacttaaatctattaaaacaatttaacttGCTCTCTGCTCTTTCCTACAATTGcatttcatgaaatgtaaacacttttctgataggactttgctctgatgttttctctttgacttcgatttttgcttgccttatAAGTCGCTTTCGATGAAAgcctctgctaaatgactaaatgtaaatgtaagctAAGCAAACTAGCATGTTGCTGTATACATGTAGTTCCCCAGAAAGTCAGTCATTTGTTCTCTCTCACCTTCTTTCCTTCAAGCCTCCGTATCCTTACAAAACATCCTCTGACTATCTGCGGATGGCAGGAGAGATAGTCACCTTGGCATCAGgaatcttcttctttctcaccAATGTGAGTCTGACACATCTTTATGGTTTGACAttgttgttgtcattatggAAACGTTTCTGCTGCTCTTTGCAGATTAAGGATCTCTTCATGAAGAAGTGCCCTGGAGTGAAGTCTTTATTTATTGATAGTTCTTTTCAACTGCTTTAGTAAGTTTCCACCCTCCATCCTCACTCCCCCTTGTTCCTCACCTCTGCTATAGCTCTTGCTGCAATTTACCCAAGGCACATTTTGCATCCTCTTAATTAAGTCTTCTAATTAATTTCTCTACCTCCTCCCTGgcatgtttttttactttatatttttaatgaaacccATGATCCAAACAAAGATCAGAATACGTCAAAAACCCATCTGAACCTTGTTGATTTAAATCAGTAACAACGTGGGTGTGATGTCTACATCCTCGTGTTAAATGCTAAATGCCAGCAATCACTTCTTCCTGCCCTCATATGTTGTGTATATATGAGCATCATAGACTTTAGTTTTTCAACTGGTTCCTTAACAGTGATGTTCTCTTTCTACTGTAGTTTCATCTATTCTGTACTGATTGTGGTCACAGCTGCT
This window of the Channa argus isolate prfri chromosome 11, Channa argus male v1.0, whole genome shotgun sequence genome carries:
- the trpv4 gene encoding transient receptor potential cation channel subfamily V member 4, giving the protein MNEGRSALFRRYHPPLSKAAINDTNAAAKTAASVDLGDGAASLPESNAAFPLSELSHLFESVDGSPSTQGMNQDSTLEQVPPGQPTDSRQNLRMKFQGAFKKGISNPMDLLESTISESNVVPGPKKAPMDSLFDYGTYSDESNQKRRRKKLPRGKTETSCADGSDSPSLNTLKVMKTFNRSLLFDCVSRGDPGALEGLLEYLQSNGKKLTDEEFREPSTGKTCLPKALLNLYGGLNGTIPLLVDVAEQTGNLREFINTPFRDVYYRGQTALHIAIERRCKQYVQLLVEKGADVHAQARGRFFQPKDEGGYFYFGELPLSLAACTNQPDIVHYLTENPHKKVDLRRQDSRGNTVLHALVHIADNTKDNTRFLTKMYDLLLIKCAKLYPDCSLETVLNNDSMSPLMMAANLGKIGIFQHIIRREIKDEDVRHLSRKFKDWAYGPVYSSLYDLSLLDTCGEEPSVLEILVYNSRNENRHEMLAVEPINELLRDKWQKFAAASFYISVVSYLITMIIFTLVAYYQPTLGTPPYPYKTSSDYLRMAGEIVTLASGIFFFLTNIKDLFMKKCPGVKSLFIDSSFQLLYFIYSVLIVVTAALYLSGIQAYVTVMVFALVLGWMNTLYFTRGVKLTGTYSIMIQKILFKDIFRFLLVYVLFMIGYASALVSLLTACPTSGPECDGGCPTYPKCRDTNTFTVFLLDLFSLTIGMGDLDMIQSTQYPAVFLILLVTYIILTFVLLLNMLIALMGETVGAVSKESKKIWKLQWATTILDIERSFPVCLRKYFRAGEMVTVGKNWDGTPDRRWCFRVDEVNWCHWNQNLAIINEDPGKSETSQVNGLQQSVKALRRDRWSTVVPRVVELNKGPRSHDLVIEMDRLTPRH